The Pirellulales bacterium genome contains a region encoding:
- a CDS encoding site-specific DNA-methyltransferase codes for MEPDSVHLVLTSPPYWTLKEYRDSDGQLGHVDDYEEFLDELDQVWQRAFDALVPGGRLIIVVGDVCLSRRKNKGRHTVVPLHASIQERCRKIGYDNLAPIIWHKIANAVYEVENGNGGGFLGKPYEPNAVIKNDIEFILMQRKPGGYRKPSVTSRVLSLISEAQHREWFQQIWQGLTGASTKDHPAPYPVELAERLIRMFSFAGDTVLDPFMGTASTNIAASRCGRNSIGTEVDPHYYAYAKKRMREHTGSLFGTASVRTDD; via the coding sequence TTGGAGCCGGACAGCGTCCACCTCGTCCTTACATCGCCCCCTTACTGGACTCTGAAGGAGTACCGCGACTCGGACGGCCAACTGGGACACGTGGATGACTACGAAGAGTTTCTCGATGAACTCGACCAGGTTTGGCAGCGCGCGTTCGACGCGCTCGTGCCGGGTGGACGTCTCATCATCGTAGTGGGTGACGTCTGCCTTTCGCGCCGCAAGAACAAGGGCCGTCATACAGTGGTTCCTCTGCACGCGTCGATCCAGGAACGTTGCCGCAAGATCGGCTACGACAATCTCGCTCCGATCATCTGGCACAAGATCGCCAATGCCGTGTACGAAGTCGAGAATGGGAATGGTGGCGGTTTTCTCGGTAAGCCATACGAGCCTAACGCGGTCATCAAGAACGACATTGAATTCATTCTCATGCAGCGCAAGCCGGGGGGGTATCGCAAACCCTCGGTAACGTCGCGCGTACTCAGCCTAATCTCCGAAGCACAGCACCGCGAATGGTTCCAGCAGATCTGGCAGGGGCTGACGGGGGCGTCGACAAAAGATCATCCGGCTCCTTATCCCGTCGAGTTGGCTGAAAGGCTCATTCGCATGTTCAGCTTCGCCGGGGATACGGTCCTCGATCCCTTCATGGGCACGGCATCCACGAACATCGCGGCCAGCCGTTGCGGACGCAATAGTATCGGCACCGAGGTGGATCCGCACTACTACGCTTACGCGAAAAAGCGAATGCGCGAGCATACCGGCAGTCTCTTCGGCACTGCCAGTGTGCGTACCGACGACTAA